The following are encoded in a window of Microcaecilia unicolor chromosome 14, aMicUni1.1, whole genome shotgun sequence genomic DNA:
- the LOC115457553 gene encoding olfactory receptor 5B12-like has translation MDPVDVENMTEMTEFIILGLSDNPRLQFPLFLVFLFIYFIILLGNVLMITLICVDPSLHTPMYFFLGNLSLTDICCSSTIIPKLLAIFLSGEKTISFAECIVQLYFFMGSTCVEIFLLTAMAYDRYAAVCHPLHYSLIMRHRVCGLLAAASWTIGFVPSGTITASVTHLSFCASKVIDHFFCELMPLLKISCTDTSGPEITLFFEAALISLPAFLVTLISYIFIISAILRIRSAEGKLKAFSTCSSHLTVVSVYYLSLFSMYLRPTSTFSLDQGKILSVLYTTITPMLNPLIYSLRNKEVKNALRKVLGR, from the coding sequence ATGGACCCAGTGGATGTGGAGAACATGACAGAGATGACAGAATTCATCATTCTGGGACTTTCTGATAACCCCAGACTGCAGTTCCCTCTCTTCCTGGTCTTCCTCTTCATCTACTTCATCATCCTTCTGGGGAATGTTTTGATGATCACACTGATCTGCGTTGATCCTTCCTTGCACACCCCCATGTACTTCTTTCTGGGCAACCTGTCACTCACAGACATCTGCTGTAGCTCCACCATCATCCCAAAACTCTTAGCCATCTTCCTGTCAGGGGAGAAGACCATTTCCTTTGCTGAGTGCATTGTGCAGCTCTATTTCTTCATGGGCTCCACTTGCGTGGAGATCTTTCTCCTCACCGCTATGGCTTATGACCGCTATGCCGCAGTCTGCCACCCCTTGCACTATTCACTGATCATGAGACACAGAGTCTGTGGCCTGCTGGCAGCTGCTTCCTGGACCATCGGCTTTGTGCCTTCTGGAACAATCACGGCATCTGTCACCCATCTTTCATTTTGTGCCTCTAAAGTAATTGATCATTTCTTCTGTGAACTCATGCCGCTGTTAAAGATTTCCTGCACTGATACATCTGGCCctgaaatcacattattttttgaagctgctttgaTATCATTGCCAGCCTTCCTAGTCACTCTTATATCTTACATTTTCATCATCTCAGCCATCCTGAGGATCCGCTCTGCAGAGGGAAAGCTTAAAGCCTTCTCTACCTGCTCCTCCCACCTCACTGTGGTCTCTGTGTATTATTTATCGCTCTTCTCCATGTACCTAAGACCCACCTCAACGTTCTCCTTGGATCAAGGTAAAATCTTGTCTGTGCTCTACACGACTATCACCCCTATGCTGAACCCCCTTATTTACAGCCTGAGGAACAAGGAGGTGAAAAACGCATTGAGGAAAGTCCTTGGGAGGTAA